One part of the Anopheles coustani chromosome 2, idAnoCousDA_361_x.2, whole genome shotgun sequence genome encodes these proteins:
- the LOC131266254 gene encoding uncharacterized protein LOC131266254 isoform X2: MKRARTEEIQFGQPRAQPPPPGQQRIITTTQPPHNVASTAGSTIQYQIPPNVIKTTTPPDSVSTTATNLTQQTTQIAPPQQTTVQYTTTTYNSAIGSNLVKGQPQQQQQTTQQQQIQLVNAATQVRGASGGGHKGAAVVNAGSIATVTGAPTVGGTTGGIVGVSGGQLITNMSPGVQSQGPPQSVQGQAQLQRLKVEDALSYLDQVKFRFGNQPQVYNDFLDIMKEFKSQSIDTPGVIQRVSSLFKGHPELIVGFNTFLPPGYKIELQANDQGYAFQVSVSMPSSSSTGTSIAQQPSPHKYNTIFQGGGQIVQSGGGTNVVNAGSTTAVNLMAYGGGHAAATTVSAATSANAPSHAGALQQATGGSVGNASPATAQNAQPMTQQTTSASSVAGTVVPQVPQNFVSRAEHHQQQQQHHRERTISTGSVTSNASLPSTTSSTVVTAIDASQQQQQNPIHRMISQQIISHQQTVGTGAASATGGGGLVSVTVASQAPQQHHQQSTSTHQQQQQIPQQHQQVSSEGGPAVPAAASTTTTVVAAVATTNQPVEFNHAISYVNKIKNRFHSEPEKYKRFLEILHTYQKEQKTYKEGAQSGGCMTNSKQLTEAEVYTQVAQLFDNQEDLLREFGQFLPDATSHQNQVSQSQSQTQQQQHQQQQQQQQQHQQQQQQQQQQQHQQQQQQQHHVSSSNKNNHIFVNAVLHDSHQQQQIQLQQQSQQLGQPGGTGTVVAGGAMATVVHGSATAGGGGGSKKLTNSGAMSGGLPNASLKMYNNLQQANMARIAHERDYSPIGNSQTEGKEYSIVSSVPAGSMSGPRGGSGIVGGVGGAGGVVFMDKDRNHIAAGGGGPGTVSVGAGGLNSKYIHGASLGTISSAGGTGMVVHGASGAVLAQSAPPGMVGTGVVPVMANLSSSGGSNAVKRSPSYSSQIVLGGAGGGGGGAMSTGRGDRGDGSGPPPIKRHKPICRDVSLAEAAKYGALNDYAFFDKVRNALRSPDSYENFLRCLTLYNQEIVSKSELVTLVSPFLSRFPDLLKWFQDFLGPASSGPGSGANECIPLTAAAAAAAARQDRSQGGELAADIDLSTCKRLGASYCALPKSLEGVKCSGRTSLCRDVLNDTWVSFPTWAEDSTFVTSRKTQYEEFIYRCEDERFELDVVIETNNATIRVLEGIQKKLTRMSQDELSRFRLDDCLGGTSPTIHQRALKRIYGDKAADMIQGLKKNPAVAVPVVLRRMKAKEEEWREAQKSFNKQWRDQNEKYYLKSLDHQGINFKQADIKALRSKSLFNEIEILFDERHEQNDDSSTAATGHSTGGPHMTFPYKDKSVLEDAANLLIHHVKRQTGIQKQEKARIKHILRQFVPDLFFAPRQLMSEDEREEDDKDADGEQVEDDGSGAKSSGKKSTSTNNWTYKSCNAANSSSNFGETVGTTVPAGASSSSRTEGGANTTKDEGSESGTNADGSSHKITSTSEVPSSAGTAEPHPNADSNGGGSGNEITVDGSTATDKQLAIKKEVKDENESSMGTGASEGAPSAAAVQDQQTGSSGSTGGVGGGGGGSQAPQPMSPPLPPHAVSKHIEEAYTLFFTNNSWYLFLRLHAILCDRLRIIYERAQIIAAEERAYESTRNSSTAMALRLKPKNEHRIEQYYNIFLDMLKNLLDGNMEASNYEDLLREMFGIHAYSAFTMDKVVQNAVRQLQHCVTERGATEVVELYQAEQRRGGAGGLCRTANRRIAAELAYQRKAESILQDENCFKVYIYKIDCRLTIELLDTESDDTANNFANSQAYSSYVDRLSNPAATGTGSDSGGGGGGGGGGGGGSGGGGGDGGGGNGGVHGTTEGNGGSSSVACGKSSGTLAAATAAATATTVPCNNNPNTAMGTCTNANSSSTSIGIGSGVSGGGGAGNTGNPEIKTEKPDDEMRSQQYAGSSLRRRRRPVFLPRNIKQTKTQITLERPTDNSNPSDERNLLLATSSASNSKQLPNSSTGDSGNALPGNETPATNAPQPNKDGQSKESSNDKQLEEKPVPKNAVTSSNNNNKSISINNNSISNANSPFWDSAVSSKLSSPERLPSMNGADRDVIIEDTEQVKVNSSFKTSQVEGKNFTFFRRGSLRRSKKSHPAVTMRMNRKFQAFVDRWLEQHVSTTQQSSCEDWLLGKHPDLAKNLTTVVVRDKNITRTPYRPYNRYKVNSMEVSDGEDSELCRIEMN; encoded by the exons ATGAAGCGTGCTAGAACGGAAGAAATACAGTTCGGACAACCGCGGGctcagccgccgccgccgggaCAGCAGCGCATTATCACTACAACGCAACCACCGCACAATGTTGCCAGCACCGCTGGCTCCACGATACAGTACCAGATCCCACCGAACGTCATAAAAACGACTACTCCGCCCGATTCGGTCAGCACGACGGCCACCAACCTGACACAACAGACGACACAAATAGCACCACCGCAACAGACGACGGTCCAGTACACGACGACAA CTTACAATTCGGCAATCGGTAGTAATCTGGTCAAAGGCCaaccgcaacagcagcagcagacaacgcaacagcagcaaataCAGTTGGTGAACGCCGCGACACAGGTGCGTGGTGCATCGGGAGGAGGCCATAAGGGTGCGGCGGTTGTGAATGCCGGCTCCATCGCTACTGTTACCGGAGCACCGACAGTCGGCGGAACCACCGGCGGTATTGTGGGGGTCTCGGGTGGGCAATTGATAACGAATATGTCGCCAGGGGTGCAATCTCAAGGCCCGCCACAGTCGGTGCAGGGCCAAGCGCAGCTGCAGCGCCTTAAGGTGGAGGATGCGCTCAGCTACCTGGACCAAGTCAAGTTCCGCTTCGGCAATCAGCCCCAGGTGTACAATGATTTCCTCGACATCATGAAGGAGTTCAAATCGCAAAGCATCGACACGCCCGGTGTCATCCAGCGGGTGTCGAGCCTGTTCAAGGGCCATCCGGAGCTGATCGTGGGCTTCAACACGTTCCTTCCGCCCGGGTACAAGATCGAGCTGCAGGCGAACGACCAAGGGTACGCCTTTCAGGTGTCCGTCTCGATGCCATCGTCCTCGTCAACCGGGACATCCATTGCTCAGCAGCCATCTCCTCACAAGTACAACACGATCTTTCAAGGCGGCGGCCAAATTGTGCAGTCGGGCGGCGGGACGAACGTGGTTAACGCCGGTAGCACCACCGCCGTGAATCTAATGGCATACGGTGGTGGACATGCGGCAGCTACAACGGTGAGCGCTGCAACCAGTGCTAATGCACCCTCGCACGCTGGTGCGCTACAGCAGGCGACGGGTGGTTCGGTAGGCAATGCCAGTCCAGCAACGGCGCAGAATGCGCAACCAATGACACAACAGACGACATCGGCGTCATCGGTAGCAGGAACGGTGGTACCGCAAGTGCCGCAAAACTTTGTATCCCGCGCTgagcatcatcagcagcagcagcagcatcatcgagAGCGTACTATTTCGACCGGATCGGTCACGAGCAATGCAAGTCTTCCCTCGACGACATCGTCCACAGTCGTAACGGCGATAGACGCttcgcagcaacagcagcagaatcCAATCCATCGAATGATCTCGCAGCAAATAATTTCTCATCAACAAACAGTGGGGACAGGAGCAGCATCTGCAACCGGTGGAGGAGGCCTGGTTTCGGTAACCGTAGCGAGTCAAGCACCGcaacagcatcatcagcaATCGACTTCGActcatcagcaacagcaacagataccacagcagcatcagcaagtGTCGTCCGAGGGCGGTCCAGCAGTACCGGCGGCGGCTTCTACTACGACGACAGTGGTGGCGGCCGTAGCGACCACCAACCAGCCAGTGGAGTTCAACCATGCCATTTCGTACGTGAACAAAATCAAGAATCGCTTTCACTCCGAGCCGGAAAAGTACAAACGTTTCCTCGAGATTTTGCACACGTACCAGAAGGAGCAAAAAACGTATAAGGAAGGTGCCCAGTCCGGCGGCTGCATGACGAATTCGAAGCAGTTGACCGAGGCGGAGGTCTACACACAAGTGGCCCAACTGTTCGACAATCAGGAGGATCTGTTGCGGGAGTTCGGCCAGTTCCTACCGGACGCCACGAGCCATCAAAATCAGGTCTCGCAGTCGCAGTCGCagacgcagcagcaacaacatcagcagcagcaacaacaacaacagcagcatcagcagcagcagcaacaacaacagcagcaacaacatcaacaacaacaacaacaacaacatcatgtaTCGTCGAGCAATAAGAACAATCACATCTTCGTAAACGCCGTCTTGCACGATtcccatcagcagcagcaaattcAACTTCAACAGCAGTCGCAGCAGCTGGGGCAGCCCGGCGGAACGGGGACGGTTGTGGCTGGAGGCGCGATGGCAACAGTTGTGCATGGAAGCGCcactgctggtggtggtggtggaagcaAGAAACTAACTAATTCCGGTGCCATGAGTGGAGGTTTGCCGAACGCCAGTTTGAAGATGTACAACAACCTACAGCAGGCAAACATGGCGAGAATTGCACATGAGAGAGACTACTCGCCCATTGGTAATTCCCAAACCGAGGGAAAGGAGTATTCGATAGTTTCTTCCGTCCCCGCCGGAAGTATGTCCGGGCCCAGGGGAGGTAGTGGCATAGTTGGAGGTGTCGGTGGAGCAGGCGGAGTTGTGTTTATGGATAAAGATCGCAACCATATTGCGGCTGGCGGTGGGGGACCCGGTACAGTCTCAGTTGGCGCAGGAGGACTGAACTCGAAGTACATACATGGCGCCTCGCTAGGCACGATATCGTCGGCTGGGGGAACTGGTATGGTTGTGCACGGTGCTAGTGGTGCTGTCCTGGCGCAAAGCGCTCCACCGGGCATGGTCGGAACCGGTGTAGTGCCCGTGATGGCAAACCTCTCGTCCAGCGGAGGATCCAATGCCGTGAAACGTTCGCCGTCCTACTCTTCGCAGATAGTGCTAGGAGgggcgggtggtggtggtggtggtgcgatgTCTACGGGACGCGGTGATCGTGGAGACGGAAGCGGACCTCCTCCAATCAAACGGCACAAACCCATCTGCCGAGACGTGTCTTTGGCGGAAGCGGCCAAATATGGCGCGCTGAACGATTACGCGTTCTTCGACAAGGTCCGGAATGCGCTACGCAGTCCGGATTCGTACGAAAACTTCCTGCGATGTCTAACGCTGTACAATCAAGAAATCGTCTCAAAGTCGGAGCTGGTGACTCTCGTCTCTCCATTTCTCAGCCGCTTTCCGGATCTACTGAAATGGTTCCAGGACTTTCTTGGCCCTGCCTCGTCGGGCCCCGGATCGGGGGCGAACGAGTGTATCCCTTTGACTgcggcagccgccgccgccgccgcccgcCAAGATCGGTCGCAGGGAGGAGAGCTGGCGGCCGATATCGATCTTTCCACTTGCAAGCGGCTTGGCGCAAGCTATTGCGCCCTGCCGAAGTCGCTCGAAGGCGTCAAATGTTCCGGCCGGACGAGCCTCTGCCGGGACGTGCTCAACGACACATGGGTATCGTTTCCGACGTGGGCCGAAGACTCGACGTTCGTGACGTCTCGCAAAACGCAATACGAGGAGTTCATCTACCGGTGTGAGGACGAACGCTTCGAGCTGGACGTGGTGATTGAGACGAACAATGCGACCATCCGTGTGCTGGAGGGCATCCAGAAGAAGCTGACACGTATGTCCCAGGACGAATTAAGCCGGTTTCGGTTGGACGACTGCCTCGGGGGCACCTCGCCGACGATACACCAGCGCGCTCTAAAGCGAATCTACGGCGACAAGGCCGCCGACATGATACAAGGGCTAAAGAAGAACCCGGCTGTTGCCGTTCCGGTCGTGCTGCGACGCATGAAAGCGAAGGAAGAAGAGTGGCGCGAAGCGCAAAAG AGCTTCAACAAGCAATGGCGTGACCAAAACGAAAAGTACTACCTTAAGTCGCTGGACCATCAGGGTATCAACTTTAAGCAGGCGGACATCAAAGCCCTCCGATCGAAAAGTTTGTTCAATGAAATTGAGATACTTTTTGATGAG CGTCACGAGCAAAACGACGATTCTTCAACGGCGGCCACAGGACATAGTACCGGTGGACCACACATGACGTTCCCGTACAAAGATAAATCCGTCCTGGAGGACGCAGCCAATTTGTTAATACACCACGTGAAGCGTCAGACGGGAATACAGAAGCAAGAGAAGGCGCGCATCAAACACATCCTTCGGCAGTTCGTGCCGGATCTTTTCTTTGCGCCTCGGCAGCTGATGAGCGAGGATGAACGGGAAGAAG ATGATAAAGATGCTGACGGGGAACAGGTGGAGGACGATGGTAGCGGTGCAAAGTCTAGTGGGAAGAAATCAACGTCTACCAATAATTGGACATACAAAAGTTGTAATGCAGCAAACTCTAGcagtaattttggagaaacgGTTGGAACTACGGTTCCGGCTGgtgcgtcgtcatcgtcgagaACGGAAGGAGGTGCCAATACGACCAAGGACGAGGGCAGTGAAAGTGGGACTAATGCCGATGGTAGCTCTCACAAGATCACTTCAACGTCTGAGGTGCCGTCGTCCGCGGGAACGGCGGAACCACATCCTAACGCAGACAGCAACGGTGGTGGCAGCGGCAACGAAATCACCGTCGACGGGTCGACGGCAACGGACAAACAGTTGGCAATCAAAAAGGAAGTCAAAGATGAGAATGAATCATCAATGGGGACGGGTGCCAGTGAAGGGGCTCCTTCCGCTGCTGCCGTTCAGGATCAGCAAACCGGTTCCAGTGGTTCAACAGGAGGtgtaggaggaggaggtggaggatcGCAAGCACCACAGCCAATGAGTCCCCCACTTCCGCCGCATGCTGTTAGTAAACATATC GAAGAAGCATACACGTTGTTCTTCACCAACAACTCCTGGTACCTGTTTCTGCGACTACACGCGATCCTGTGTGACCGACTACGAATCATCTACGAGCGGGCGCAAATCATTGCCGCCGAAGAGCGAGCTTACGAGAGTACACGCAACAGTAGCACGGCGATGGCGCTTCGCTTGAAGCCGAAAAATGAGCATCGCATCGAGCAGTACTACAACATTTTTCTGGATATGCTGAAAAATCTCCTCGACGGTAACATGGAGGCAAGCAACTACGAGGACCTGCTGCGAGAGATGTTTGGTATCCATGCATACAGTGCATTTACGATGGATAAG GTTGTGCAAAATGCGGTTCGCCAGCTACAGCACTGCGTTACCGAACGTGGAGCGACGGAAGTGGTCGAGCTGTACCAAGCCGAACAGCGACGCGGTGGTGCTGGAGGTCTTTGCCGCACCGCTAACCGCCGCATCGCTGCCGAGCTTGCCTACCAGCGAAAGGCGGAGTCAATACTACaggatgaaaattgtttcaaagtCTACATT TACAAAATCGACTGTCGCTTAACGATAGAGCTGCTGGATACCGAGTCTGACGATACGGCGAACAACTTTGCCAACTCGCAGGCTTACAGCTCGTACGTCGATCGGCTCTCCAATCCCGCCGCCACCGGTACGGGAAGTGACAGTGGTgggggcggtggcggtggcggtggcggtggtggtggtagtggtggtggtggtggtgatggtggtggtggaaatggTGGCGTACACGgaacaacggaaggaaatggTGGATCATCGAGTGTTGCCTGCGGCAAAAGTAGTGGAACATTAGCAgcggcaacagcagcagcaacagcgacGACGGTGCCATGCAATAATAATCCTAATACCGCAATGGGCACATGCACTAATGCCAACAGTAGCAGCACCAGCATAGGTATTGGGTCCGGAGTATCGGGTGGCGGAGGAGCAGGAAATACAGGAAACCCAGAGATAAAAACCGAAAAGCCCGACGACGAGATG AGGTCTCAGCAGTATGCCGGATCATCGttacgtcgtcgtcgtcgtcctgtgTTCCTGCCtagaaacatcaaacaaactaAGACACAAATTACTTTAGAGAGGCCCACGGATAACAGCAATCCTTCCGATGAAAGAAATCTACTGTTAGCGACGAGCTCAGCGAGCAATTCGAAACAGTTGCCAAACAGTAGTACCGGTGATTCTGGTAACGCATTACCTGGTAACGAAACACCAGCTACGAATGCACCGCAACCGAATAAAGATGGTCAATCCAAGGAGTCTAGCAATGACAAACAGCTGGAAGAAAAACCTGTACCGAAAAACGCGGTAACAAGCAGtaataacaacaataaaagTATCAGCATCAATAACAACAGCATTAGCAACGCGAATAGTCCATTTTGGGACAGCGCTGTAAGTAGCAAACTGTCCTCCCCGGAGCGGCTGCCAAGCATGAATGGAGCCGATCGTGATGTGATCATAGAGGACACGGAACAAGTGAAGGTGAATAGCAGCTTCAAGACATCACAAGTAGAAGGCAAAAATTTCACGTTTTTCAGAAGAGGTTCACTCAGACGCTCGAAAAAG AGCCATCCAGCCGTTACGATGCGTATGAACCGCAAATTCCAGGCTTTCGTCGATCGATGGCTTGAACAGCATGTATCCACTACCCAGCAGTCGTCTTGCGAGGATTGGTTACTCGGTAAGCATCCAGATCTGGCCAAGAATCTTACCACGGTGGTTGTGAGGGACAAAAACATAACACGTACACCCTACAGACCGTACAATCGATATAAGGTGAATTCCATGGAAGTATCGGACGGTGAAGATAGTGAGCTATGTAGAATTGAGATGAACTGA